One Tachypleus tridentatus isolate NWPU-2018 chromosome 3, ASM421037v1, whole genome shotgun sequence DNA window includes the following coding sequences:
- the LOC143246765 gene encoding uncharacterized protein LOC143246765 produces the protein MALVRELPISRAFSSVYDVLLLHKANYCYVSFTLISPFGRPMERIATQYMKGDSQVTFQANYSYVSFTLISPFGRPMERIATQYMKGDSQVTFQGNDPSCISLGFPSHLYFCDHI, from the exons ATGGCACTAGTACGAGAGCTTCCGATATCTAGAGCATTTAGTTCAGTTTATGATGTTCTTCTCCTACATAAAG CCAACTATTGCTATGTGTCATTTACCCTGATTAGCCCCTTTGGACGTCCCATGGAGAGAATAGCCACACAGTATATGAAAGGAGACAGTCAGGTGACCTTTCAAG CCAACTATTCCTATGTGTCATTTACTCTGATTAGCCCCTTTGGACGTCCCATGGAGAGAATAGCCACACAGTATATGAAAGGAGACAGTCAGGTGACCTTTCAAGGTAATGACCCCTCTTGCATTTCATTGGGATTCCCCAGTCATCTGTATTTCTGTGACCACATATGa